Sequence from the Carassius gibelio isolate Cgi1373 ecotype wild population from Czech Republic chromosome A7, carGib1.2-hapl.c, whole genome shotgun sequence genome:
attcgaacgaataagccacctagtaaaatatgtatgaattagaCGGaacacgatactgtcattatttttacgcctgcTAGAGggtgcttaactttaaaacgtaaatatgggtagtaataaggtgcttgcacaaatgacctatatggtaattttttgttggaggacaggctcagaCATGAACAAatgtatttgaatgcattttttcgGACATGTTCTTTTTACAGATTTATGCCGTCCTACCGCACCTATTTTTGGCTGGACACACGACGTTGCCATCAGACCAATGTTTGCTgggtcatatcatcagctgctaaattcataTTCACTGGCTGGCACTggttatttatatcacattaactttcaaaagatacattcacatttaatataaagtcagtcgtattaaaaaataacaacaacagaaGAGTTACATTATGCCTCAGAAGTTAAACAGGTTTTTAAACCTTTTTGTTGGATTTTATAATGTAATGATCATTCTGATGTTGGGAAAGAGTCAAGAGATGAGTTTGCTGGTTGTAGTTTATTTGAGCTGATGTTGTtgacatgtttttttatgtttagtacAAAAGGATAGTAGATATATTACTGTATACATGATCTTCACACCTTTAAGAATAAACAATATTTCATTGAGTTAAGGCATGTGTTTGCTAACTCACACTGAACCAGTCATTTCTAATCAAAGATATGATCAATACATGAaatgtaataaaagaaaaaagataaatcaAATTCACACCAGCAAATTCAGATCCTTAAATCATAAATGTAAATCTTATAAAAATTCATAAATTATCTTATAATATAATAGAAGGAAACTTTGTAAATGTATATCCAATGTTGAGTAAATTATACCCTTTGACCCCTCACAAAATGCAGTTAACAGATTAGCGTCTCATAGTTTTGAAGTAAGTAAATAACAAAAAGACATGATAGAATTAGTTTGTAAAAGCAAAACATGTTAACAACTATTCTTGCCATCGGGGCTCATAAAATGGATCAAATAAACCCAGAAGAATCAAACTCATACATCAACAGAAACTCATCTAACTGATGGAAAACAGAGCCTCGACAGAACAATTTAGTCAATTTACAGTTGACTGAAGAATATatttgaacaaaacaaacaaacaaaaaaatcatatttaaaagtgacgtgacattcagccaagtatggtgacccatactcagaatttgtgctctgcatttaacccatccgaagtgcacacacacagagcagtgaacacacacacacacacactgtgagcacacacccggagcagtgggcagccatttatgctgcgtcgcccggggagcagttgggggttcaatgccttgctcaagggcacctaagtcatggtattgaaggtggagcactccccccacccacaattcctgccgacccgggactcgaactcacaacctttcgattgggagtccgactctctaaccattaggccacgacttcccctgtcTGAGCAAGAGATTCACCTCTGGTGCGACTGTCTGCTCAGACTaaattattatatgaaaaatGATTGTTTAACAAAGTAATGACTGAAAAAGAAGTTAAAGgaagtgaacacacaaacacttgtTTCCTCACATGAAGGTCTGTGTACTCTTTCACTCTTAATATCTGCTGCAGATGAAGTTGAGTTTGTCAGTTTCAGGACGGCTGATCCAGCGCTGATCTCCTCCAGACTGAACTGCTCCAGATCTCACTGTGTGTTCACAGTCCTCCTCTGATGTGCCGTTCCCTGGAGCCCAGTTCTGATAGCACACCGTCTCTCCATTCACCCAGTACCAGACGCCCAAAATATGAGAGTAACGTAAACCCAACCACAGCTCCGCAGTAGACGCTCGTTTAACCACGTTCATCACACGACGCTGaatctcttctgaatgaaccgagACCAGATCCACATGATTCTGTCTGCAGTATCTCAGAGCTTCAGACCACGTCAGATTCTCTCTGATCACAATCAGTTTATCTGGAAACCAAACAGAGCACAAGCAGAAACTAGAGAGAGACTGATCAAAAACAACATCAGAACAAACACTGTGGATGAATTTGTCATGTCAGACATGTAGCGGGAACTTTAGGAGATCTGGAGGAGATGAtggattgtgtgtgttttgtgaggaTCTACTCACCTTCATGACACACAAAAGGAAACTTATTGTTGCAAGAGATGTCAATCCATCGTCCCTGAGCACTCTTTTCAACAGCTGTACAGTCTTCATTACCTCCATCATTATTAGGTTCACCAGACTTCCAGTAACTGAAAGAGTAGTTACTCTGATCTGACCACTGCCATGAGTCTCTGAACAGACCGATCCAGACAAATGATCCAGATGGGTGCTTCTCACTAATGAACTTCTTAACCTTCTCATTCTCATCCTGGTTTCTCACACTGACCAGATCAGTGTGATTCtgtctgcagtaactctgagcgtctctccagtttttctTCTGATCAATAAAGATGAGTCCTGTGTTCGCTTTAAGAAAGACAAATGGACAAagattcatgaatcagtttgttcATTATTCTTTCGCTGCTTTATGGTTTGGATGTGAACAGGAGCAGTGGTGGAAAGATCAAAAACACATCTGTCAGAGACTTGAGCTGCTTCTTCATCTGGTGATTTACTGAATATTAACTATATTTTCAGGATTATATTAAAGCTCTATCATGAAGTAACACTGAGGAacattgtgatgattttaaagCTCTCTCTACTGATCCATTATGAACACTTGACTCAGACACAAAGAGCCGATGAGAGAAACATCAAACAGAGGAAGATGTTACActgcagataaataaaataaaaaataaatatgctcaTTAACATTCATTTGGACTGTAGATtagtaatttataaaataaaagataataaattaattgttttaatggaGTATCATGAACTGGACTTGAGTTCATGTACAAGTAAAATAAAGATGTTACAGGTTTGTATTGAgatactgaagactgaaataaacTTTATCAACTCTAGTCACTGCTGTACATATTTCTTATAAACATTATGATTATAGTCAGATGAttactgggtaacactttagaatatgtTTTGTTACAATCTCCTCTGTCTAGGGTAGAGGAGAatgaacagatgaaaaaaaaaaagatttccaaataaattaaacttcTTCAGAGCCCCTGCCTTCTGTCCCAGCACTGACTCAACACCCAGAACAtaagttaaacaaaaataaaatcttattaataGAACATAAGAAACAGAGACATCTAAATggaagcaaattaaattcagcaGGGGGtaaaggccaaaataacaaacaaaaatacatctaaatacTTTAGGAACATAAATAACCTAAACACAAAATAACGATGCAAACCAAAAGACAATACTAAACCTACCTCCCTGACTACCCATAAACAGGagaaaagaatatataaaaataaatggcaCCCCCCTCCCTACAGCTTCCTTAAATCATAAAGtaattggaaaataaataaaacatgaaaacaactaGCCCTGCA
This genomic interval carries:
- the LOC128017476 gene encoding macrophage mannose receptor 1-like, whose protein sequence is MEQTLYFILLLVALCSVSECVQRQYHFINEKKTWTEAQRYCREKYTDLATADNMNDMNELMKSVIDVRFWIGLERKWHWSSGEPVLYLNWAPKQPDGRDECAGMKNGEWHDLGCSDDYQFICNNTNTGLIFIDQKKNWRDAQSYCRQNHTDLVSVRNQDENEKVKKFISEKHPSGSFVWIGLFRDSWQWSDQSNYSFSYWKSGEPNNDGGNEDCTAVEKSAQGRWIDISCNNKFPFVCHEDKLIVIRENLTWSEALRYCRQNHVDLVSVHSEEIQRRVMNVVKRASTAELWLGLRYSHILGVWYWVNGETVCYQNWAPGNGTSEEDCEHTVRSGAVQSGGDQRWISRPETDKLNFICSRY